The nucleotide sequence GTGTGAAGCAGCCATCCGGCACCTACCGCGACCACCAAAGCGGCGAGCACATAGATAGCAGTAAGTGTCCATCCAAACGTGGCAACCAGCAGGCCGACGACGATAGGATTCAGCAACGGAGATGTGAAAAGAAACACCATCATCGGCCCAAAACCGGCCCGTGCCTGAATCAACCCTTTCAACATGGGGATAGTCGAGCAACTACAGAAGGGCGTTATAGCTCCTAAACCAGCAGCAAGAAAATAGCCTCGCTTCCCACTGGAAGTCAGTAACGCTTCCACCTTGGATGGTGGGATGTGACGTTGAAGAACTCCGACCAGCAAGCTAATGCCAATGAATAAAACCGATAGCTCGATAGCGAGAAAGGCGAACATGCCTAGAGCGTCTTGGAGTTGAGGTGACATTCAATATTACTCCTATATTTCTAGTTTTATCGAAATGATGTACGCAGCCTACTTGCGTTTATCCGACCTGTCAACTATAATTCTAGAAACATCGAATTATTGGGGCGTGCTATGGATCACGAAAAGGTTGCAGCCAGCTTAGCTGAGCTAGGGAATAGTCACCGACTGTCCGTGTTCCGCTTTCTGGTCAAAGCTGGCCATGATGGGGCTTCGGTCGGAGATATCCAGAAGGGGCTGGGTATTCCTGCTTCGACGCTATCACATCACCTTGCGCGCATGGCCAAGGTAGGGCTGATCCGGCAGGAGAAACATAGCCGCACGATTGTCTGTATACCCGAGTATGGGCACCTAGAGAATTTGATCGGTTTCTTACAAGAGGAATGTTGTGCAGGTGTCCGGATTGCGCATGAACCAGAACCGCTTTGACGCTTGCCCAGCTCTCGCTGTCCTCCCTAGTCAGCATCGCTATGAAGACTCAGG is from Proteus sp. ZN5 and encodes:
- a CDS encoding helix-turn-helix domain-containing protein, which codes for MDHEKVAASLAELGNSHRLSVFRFLVKAGHDGASVGDIQKGLGIPASTLSHHLARMAKVGLIRQEKHSRTIVCIPEYGHLENLIGFLQEECCAGVRIAHEPEPL